CGCGGCTTCGAGGGTGCTCAACCGCGCCCCGTATTGTCCCTGCACCGGCTCAGCCCGTTGATGTGCATCCCGGCGCACGGCAATCGGCCCGTGATGATCGGACGTCAGCGCTTCCTGATCGACATAGGCCGCGCCATTGGTGTCGATTTCGGTCAATCGCACGGCGATCGCCGGGTGCATCGGATCATCGGCAATGAACCGCCCGGTGGCCCCCGGCGCCACGCGCCACAGTTCGGCTTCGGCCAGATAGCCACGCAACCGTGCACCGTCTTCAACGACCCGCGCCAGGGGATCTTTGGTCGACAGCCAGCGACCTGCCACCAGTTGCGGCAACAGATCGCGCACGGTGCCGGCGTGGGGCGCGCGCAGCAGCAGACGTTCACGCTGGGCGGCCAGCCCGCGATAGTCGGCCACCGCCTCCGCCAGGCGTTGCTCGATAATCCCGGCGTCGGCGGCGGTTTCGCTGCGACTGGCCTGACGGCGCATCTGCAACTGCTGGATCTGGATTTCACGCCGGACGATGGCCTGGCGCGAGTCCAGGTCCGGCGATTCCAGTTCGATCAGCACCTCGCCCTGAGCAACCACCTGACCGTCATGCACGTTCACCGTTTTGACCCGCGCCGCGACGGGCGCGTGCAACGCACTGGCGCGTCCCGCTTCCAGCATCGTCGGCAGCTCCACCGCACTGCGCCACGGCAAAACCAGCACCAGCACCAGTCCGAGCAAGGCCAGACCGCTGAGCAACACGCGGGGGACATAGGCCTGCTCCCGTCGGCTCCACCATTGCCGCCACTCACTCAAGATCGGCAGGAAGATGAACCAAACCAGCTCCACCAGCATCAGGAAAATCCCCAACACCTTGAAGAACAGGTGATAGACCGCCAGCGCGATCCCGAGAAACAACGCCGCACGCCACAGCCACGCACCATAGCCCCAGATCAGCAATCGCCGCTGCATCTTCGGCGACCAGGGCTCCGGCGCCGCAGCCCCATAGCCGAACAAAAACTCGCGCAACCGCCAACGACACAAGGCAAAGGCTCGCCCTTGAAGGTTGTCCACTTCCCAGAAGTCACTGAGCAAAAAGTAACCATCAAAGCGCATGAACGGGTTGAGGTTGATCACCAGCGTGGTGATCCAGGTGGCACTGGCGAGCATGAATGCAGCGGTGCGCCCGGGACCGTCCGGCAGCAATGACCAGACCAGCAGTGCAATGCTCGCCAGCAGCAATTCCGCCAGCACACCACCGGCGCCGATCAACAGTCGCGCACGACGATCATTGACCCGCCAGGCATCACTGACGTCGGTGTAAAACATCGGCAGCAACACCATGAACGCCACGCCCATGCTCTGCACCCGACAACCCGCGCGCTTGGCCATGAAGGCGTGGCCGAACTCGTGACAGAGCTTGGCGAAAAACAGCGCCACACCGAACGCCAGAGCGCCACCGAGACTGAACAGATGCGGGAAGGTGGCGATAAACCGCTGCCAGTCCCGCGACACCAGAAACACCCCGAGCCCCAACGTCACGGGCAACCCGTAGCGCAGCGCCCGCGGGCCGAAGCGCTCGATCCATGGCCAGGCACGATTGAGAAAAGCGTCGGGGCGCCACAGGGGAATGCGAAAAAACAGGTATTGGTGCAGCAGGATCTGCCACAGCGTCTGACGCTGGGCGGCCGCCTTCAGGCTGTAACTGGCGCGCTGTTGCGGGTCGAGTGCGCTGATCAGGTCGTGGCCACGCAAAAAGCCCAGCAACTGCTCAAGCTCCGCGCCATCGAGTGGCAACCCGGGCTCGCGGTTGGCGGCGCGTAACACCTGCTCGGGATCCCCCAACGACCAATGACGCAGCAACCGCATCGCGGCGGCACCGAGTTTGAAATAGCGCCCTCGCACTGGGTCGGCGAGGGTCCAGCGCGGCGAGCCATCGAGGGCCGGAGTCGCCACGGACAGTTGCAAGTCGGCCCGCAGGCTCGGCAGGCTCATCTAAAGCCCCACACTCTGGCGCAACCCGGCCAGAGGTCGACGCAGCAGGTACAACGCCAACGGAGCACGGTCGCCGAAAATTTTAGCGGTGCCGCGCAGGCCAATGCGCGGCGGTGCGCCCTCGAAATTCGCATCCAGGCGATAAGCCAGTTGTCCGGCAGCGGTGGGTTGCGCCTCATAAGCCGAGCGTTCGAGTTTCGCCAAGTGCCGCTGTAACGGATCGCTGTCGAGAAACAGCGCGACTTGCGCGCCGGGCTCAAGGGATATCGCGTCGCCCACCGCCAGTTCGATGCGCAACTCGGCCTGGGTCGGGTCAGCAATTTCCATCAGCCGCTCGCCGGTCTGCACCGGCTTGCCGGTCCAGCGTTCCGCATCGGCGAACACCGCGATACCGCCGCGCTCGGCGCGGACTTCACTGCGTTTGAGCAATTCGCGGGCGTAATCCCGTTCGGCGCGTTTTTGCTCGACTCGCGCAGCCAGCAGATCAATCTTCGAGCTGGACTCGGCATCGGCGAACGAGCGTTGGGAATTGGCCTTCAGTTCAGCTTCGGCCACCCCCAAGGCGCGTTCGGCCACATCGGCCTGGGCCTTGAGCGTGGTGCTTTCGAAGCGCAGCAACAGGTCGCCGTCTTTGACCGTCTGATTGGGTTTGACCAGGAATTCGGCAATCACGCCGTCCAAGGGCGCAGCCACCACGCGGCCGCCCAATGGAACCACTTCTGCCGGCGCCAGCACCGATTGGCGCACCGGGATCAGCAACCCGAGCAACAGCACGGCGACCAGTGCCACCCGACGTTTTCGGGTCCAGCGTAGCCGCCACGGTTTGCGCGGTTGCAGCGCCAACCAGGCATGGCTGTAAGTGTCGCCCAGTTGCGACAGCAGCACTTGCTCGGAAGGGTTCCACGGCAGGTCCCGCGCCAGCCACAGCCCACCGAATACCTCGCCCTGGTGATCGATCAGCGGCAGCCAAAACACCTGAGCCGCCGAAAGACTTTGCCAATCGGCCTGAATCGATTCGCTGAGGACATTCGCCGGTATCACCCTTGCCTGCTTCAGCACACCGGCCTTGAACAACTGCGCCACGGCCTGCTCGACGAACGCCACGAATGGCGCATTCGGGTCGACGGCACTGACACCCGTCACCGCCTGCACCTTGCCGGCAATCAATAGCGCCGCATGACGAAAACCAAACAGCGCCTGCCCGTCATTGACCAGGCTGTAGGCCAGTTGCGCAGGCGTGCGTGCAGCGCGGGTCAGGCGTTCGAGATCAAGAAACCTGGCGAAGACCTGTTCGGCACCGCTCGCAGCGGGCGCGTTCATTTAAGCTCCGCGAAACGCGCCGTACCGCTCATGCCGGCCAGCAAACCGTTGGCATTGGGCAGTGTTGCAACCAGCAACAAGGTCTGGCTGCCTTCATCAATTCGAGCGCCGAGGCGTTTGACTGTGGCATCCAGCGCTTGACCGGTTTCATCGGGGACAAAGCTGAAGGTCTGACCGGGCTTGAGCCGGGCCATCCAGCGTGACGGCACCAGCAGATGGATCTCCAGCGTTCGATTGTCTACCACATCCAGCAACGGTGCACCGGCCGCCACGCTTTCATAGCGTTTGACCTTGCGCTCGACGACCTGGCCATCGAACGGCGCCAGCACGCTGCAGCGTTTCACCTGAACCTGATAAACCTGAGACTGCGCCTGCGTCTCGCTGACTTTGGCTTGGGCCCGCGCCACTTCAAAACGCCCGACCGAATTCAACGCCGCCAGCTGTTTGTTGTGGGACAGCTCTTCACCCGCACCACGGTTGGCAGCCTGCGCCGCATTGAGCTGGGCCTGATAAGCGGAACAATCGAAACGCGCCAGCGTATCGCCCTTCTTGAACGACTCGCCCTCACTGAACGGCAGCTCGACAATGCGCCCGGACAACTCACTGGCGAGCACCGCCTGATCCCGGGCACGCAACACGCCCCGGGCCTCGCTGCTGGTTGTCGCATTGCTGCCAGCGGTGCTGTTTTCCAACAACGGATCGTCTGGCGCGGGCGTTTGCGCGTGTACTGCGCAGGTCACAACGGTCAATCCAATAACC
This region of Pseudomonas mandelii genomic DNA includes:
- a CDS encoding efflux RND transporter periplasmic adaptor subunit — translated: MRRFCVWVIGLTVVTCAVHAQTPAPDDPLLENSTAGSNATTSSEARGVLRARDQAVLASELSGRIVELPFSEGESFKKGDTLARFDCSAYQAQLNAAQAANRGAGEELSHNKQLAALNSVGRFEVARAQAKVSETQAQSQVYQVQVKRCSVLAPFDGQVVERKVKRYESVAAGAPLLDVVDNRTLEIHLLVPSRWMARLKPGQTFSFVPDETGQALDATVKRLGARIDEGSQTLLLVATLPNANGLLAGMSGTARFAELK
- a CDS encoding HlyD family efflux transporter periplasmic adaptor subunit; amino-acid sequence: MSLPSLRADLQLSVATPALDGSPRWTLADPVRGRYFKLGAAAMRLLRHWSLGDPEQVLRAANREPGLPLDGAELEQLLGFLRGHDLISALDPQQRASYSLKAAAQRQTLWQILLHQYLFFRIPLWRPDAFLNRAWPWIERFGPRALRYGLPVTLGLGVFLVSRDWQRFIATFPHLFSLGGALAFGVALFFAKLCHEFGHAFMAKRAGCRVQSMGVAFMVLLPMFYTDVSDAWRVNDRRARLLIGAGGVLAELLLASIALLVWSLLPDGPGRTAAFMLASATWITTLVINLNPFMRFDGYFLLSDFWEVDNLQGRAFALCRWRLREFLFGYGAAAPEPWSPKMQRRLLIWGYGAWLWRAALFLGIALAVYHLFFKVLGIFLMLVELVWFIFLPILSEWRQWWSRREQAYVPRVLLSGLALLGLVLVLVLPWRSAVELPTMLEAGRASALHAPVAARVKTVNVHDGQVVAQGEVLIELESPDLDSRQAIVRREIQIQQLQMRRQASRSETAADAGIIEQRLAEAVADYRGLAAQRERLLLRAPHAGTVRDLLPQLVAGRWLSTKDPLARVVEDGARLRGYLAEAELWRVAPGATGRFIADDPMHPAIAVRLTEIDTNGAAYVDQEALTSDHHGPIAVRRDAHQRAEPVQGQYGARLSTLEAAPTPMQPLRGVVVLQGSGESLLGVAWRRMAALGVRESGF
- a CDS encoding efflux RND transporter periplasmic adaptor subunit — translated: MNAPAASGAEQVFARFLDLERLTRAARTPAQLAYSLVNDGQALFGFRHAALLIAGKVQAVTGVSAVDPNAPFVAFVEQAVAQLFKAGVLKQARVIPANVLSESIQADWQSLSAAQVFWLPLIDHQGEVFGGLWLARDLPWNPSEQVLLSQLGDTYSHAWLALQPRKPWRLRWTRKRRVALVAVLLLGLLIPVRQSVLAPAEVVPLGGRVVAAPLDGVIAEFLVKPNQTVKDGDLLLRFESTTLKAQADVAERALGVAEAELKANSQRSFADAESSSKIDLLAARVEQKRAERDYARELLKRSEVRAERGGIAVFADAERWTGKPVQTGERLMEIADPTQAELRIELAVGDAISLEPGAQVALFLDSDPLQRHLAKLERSAYEAQPTAAGQLAYRLDANFEGAPPRIGLRGTAKIFGDRAPLALYLLRRPLAGLRQSVGL